The following are encoded in a window of Verrucomicrobiota bacterium genomic DNA:
- the lpxA gene encoding acyl-ACP--UDP-N-acetylglucosamine O-acyltransferase — translation MAHPTAIVHPTASIADGCEIGPYCIVEEHAVLGARCRLHSHVVIGTHTVVGVENEFFPFACIGQKSQDLKWKGGTTWLRIGDHNTFREFATAHRATADGDTTVIGSHNTLLACTHVAHDCRLGDHIIMSNVATLAGHVTVEDHAVIGGLAAVHQFCRIGRMAIIGGCSKVVQDVPPFMLADGNPAETRTLNKVGLERNGATAEVQDALKKCHKLLFREGLTVANALAKIEADVKPLPEVLHLVAFIRASERGISK, via the coding sequence ATGGCTCACCCCACCGCCATCGTTCATCCCACCGCGAGCATCGCCGACGGCTGCGAAATCGGCCCCTACTGCATCGTCGAGGAACACGCTGTTCTCGGCGCCCGGTGCAGGCTGCACAGCCACGTCGTCATCGGTACTCACACGGTTGTCGGCGTGGAGAACGAGTTCTTCCCCTTCGCGTGCATCGGGCAGAAGTCGCAAGACCTGAAGTGGAAGGGCGGGACCACCTGGCTGCGCATCGGAGACCACAACACCTTCCGCGAATTCGCCACCGCCCACCGCGCCACGGCGGATGGCGACACCACCGTCATCGGCTCGCACAACACCCTGCTCGCCTGCACCCACGTCGCGCACGATTGCCGGCTCGGCGACCACATCATCATGTCCAACGTCGCCACGCTCGCGGGGCACGTGACGGTCGAGGACCACGCGGTCATCGGCGGGCTGGCGGCGGTGCACCAATTCTGCCGCATCGGCCGCATGGCGATCATCGGCGGCTGCTCCAAGGTCGTGCAAGACGTGCCGCCCTTCATGCTCGCCGACGGCAACCCCGCCGAAACGCGCACCCTCAACAAAGTCGGCCTCGAACGCAACGGCGCGACCGCTGAAGTCCAGGACGCATTGAAGAAGTGCCACAAACTCCTCTTCCGCGAAGGACTCACCGTCGCCAACGCCCTCGCCAAGATTGAGGCAGACGTCAAGCCTCTGCCCGAAGTCCTGCACCTCGTCGCCTTCATCCGCGCCAGCGAGCGAGGCATCAGCAAGTAA
- a CDS encoding integron integrase, translating to IRAAAQRVGLSKRVTTHTLRHCFATHLLENGTDIRTVQELLGHQSLTTTQIYTHMMQKPGIGVRSPLDG from the coding sequence GATCCGGGCGGCGGCGCAGCGGGTGGGGTTGAGCAAGCGGGTGACGACGCACACGCTGCGGCATTGTTTTGCCACGCATTTGCTGGAGAACGGGACGGACATCCGCACCGTGCAGGAACTGTTGGGACATCAAAGCCTGACGACGACGCAGATTTATACTCATATGATGCAGAAGCCGGGGATCGGGGTGCGGAGCCCGCTGGATGGGTAG